One window of Nicotiana tomentosiformis chromosome 11, ASM39032v3, whole genome shotgun sequence genomic DNA carries:
- the LOC138902046 gene encoding uncharacterized protein, producing MVYSKIDWVFINNDWLAHMPCYIANFLPEGISYHSPIKVEVLNADNKPRRPFKYCNIWASHPSFMERVEAVWHTLIQGYTILQIVKKLKLLNKRLTKLNKQHFNNILTEAEEDKIALDQVQKGLQLNPIDQLLQQQEREQYHKFRRSSYLAESFPQQRRKAKWIKLGDDNSRYFFSVIKYKNLQQAITQLKDSHEVIQSENAKIADILVEFYKDLLGRKSQHRTRAFQSF from the coding sequence ATGGTATATTCAAAGATAGATTGGGTGTTTATAAATAATGATTGGTTGGCTCACATGCCATGCTATATTGCTAATTTTCTGCCTGAGGGAATTAGTTACCATAGTCCAATCAAGGTAGAAGTATTAAATGCAGATAATAAACCAAGAAGACCTTTTAAATATTGCAACATCTGGGCCAGCCACCCAAGTTTCATGGAAAGGGTGGAGGCAGTTTGGCATACACTAATTCAAGGTTATACCATACTACAAATTGTCAAGAAACTCAAGCTATTAAATAAACGTTTGACAAAACTTAACAAGCAGCACTTCAACAACATATTGACTGAGGCTGAGGAGGACAAAATAGCTTTGGATCAGGTACAAAAAGGACTGCAATTGAATCCAATTGATCAGCTCTTGCAACAGCAGGAAAGGGAGCAATATCACAAATTTAGGAGGTCATCCTACTTAGCAGAGAGCTTCCCACAGCAGAGGAGGAAGGCAAAATGGATAAAGCTTGGTGATGATAATTCAAGATACTTTTTTTCAGTTATTAAATATAAGAATTTACAACAAGCTATAACTCAACTCAAAGACTCTCATGAGGTTATCCAGTCAGAAAATGCAAAGATTGCTGACATATTAGTGGAATTCTATAAAGATTTGCTAGGCAGGAAATCACAACATAGAACTAGAGCCTTCCAAAGTTTCTAG